A single genomic interval of Antarcticibacterium arcticum harbors:
- a CDS encoding PorT family protein gives MNKLVGIILIAFFSLTAVQAQEFKFGVKGGLNKTFGGQITGIQSSSIYTGDTFNAEGEIGFHGGVWTQLSFGRFFIRPEVVYSKLESRFDFPNRPAIYNVDELSVPFLVGFNVWGPLDIYAGPAYKKVIDARMEGTEPLDNPPLIVVQNFPLSAQVGAKVEFGSFGLDVRYDRSLATEEAQTIDIVNSTYGINRATFDDARLHQVIVSLTIKLFDTENAGKRRRKGGSCYF, from the coding sequence ATGAATAAACTTGTTGGAATTATCTTAATTGCCTTTTTTAGCTTAACCGCTGTACAGGCGCAAGAATTTAAATTTGGTGTAAAAGGAGGATTAAATAAAACATTTGGCGGCCAGATCACGGGTATTCAGTCTTCCAGTATATACACGGGAGATACTTTTAATGCTGAAGGTGAAATTGGATTTCATGGTGGAGTTTGGACTCAGCTAAGTTTTGGAAGATTTTTTATACGGCCTGAAGTGGTTTATTCAAAATTGGAATCCCGTTTTGATTTCCCCAACCGTCCTGCGATATATAATGTTGATGAATTAAGTGTTCCCTTTTTGGTAGGTTTTAACGTGTGGGGACCGTTAGATATTTATGCCGGCCCAGCCTATAAAAAAGTAATCGATGCCAGAATGGAGGGTACTGAACCTTTGGACAACCCACCATTAATTGTTGTTCAAAATTTCCCTTTGTCGGCCCAGGTTGGTGCCAAGGTTGAATTTGGCAGCTTTGGCCTGGACGTGAGGTATGACCGTTCTCTGGCGACTGAAGAAGCGCAAACTATTGATATTGTGAACAGCACCTATGGGATCAACCGGGCCACTTTTGATGATGCCCGTCTTCACCAGGTAATAGTAAGTCTTACTATCAAATTATTTGATACCGAGAACGCAGGAAAGAGAAGAAGAAAAGGCGGTAGCTGTTACTTTTAA
- a CDS encoding YdeI/OmpD-associated family protein: MKKINTTEEYIAAHPKWRNELESLRQLIKSFPLHEGIKWSMPVYDIDNKNILGIAAFKSHYGIWFFNGGLHENNTRLLINAQEGKTHAMRQIKFDENTHPDMEEISKYIAESIEINKRGIKMQPPPKKEITIPAELKQHLISGGNLEAAFNKLTPGKRREYCVYIDEAKREETRKNRVQKIIPLILSGMGLNDRYKPE, translated from the coding sequence ATGAAAAAAATTAATACTACCGAAGAGTATATCGCTGCACACCCAAAATGGCGAAATGAGTTGGAATCACTTCGCCAGTTAATTAAGTCATTTCCATTACATGAAGGAATAAAATGGAGTATGCCGGTTTATGATATTGACAATAAAAACATTTTAGGAATCGCAGCTTTTAAAAGTCATTATGGCATCTGGTTCTTTAATGGCGGACTTCATGAAAACAATACCCGCTTATTAATAAATGCGCAGGAGGGGAAAACGCATGCTATGCGGCAAATTAAGTTTGATGAAAATACCCACCCGGATATGGAAGAAATTTCCAAGTATATCGCAGAAAGCATTGAAATTAATAAGAGAGGAATAAAAATGCAACCTCCTCCTAAAAAGGAAATTACAATCCCGGCTGAATTAAAGCAACATTTAATTTCCGGAGGTAACCTGGAAGCTGCCTTCAATAAATTAACCCCTGGTAAAAGAAGGGAATATTGTGTTTATATAGATGAAGCAAAACGGGAAGAAACAAGGAAAAACAGGGTTCAAAAAATAATTCCTCTGATCCTTTCAGGAATGGGTTTAAATGACCGTTACAAACCTGAATAA
- the pepT gene encoding peptidase T, translated as MISKKNLIDRFTGYVRIDTQSDSGSNETPSTKKQWDLARKLATELKEIGLEDVEIDDNAYIMASLPSNIAHEVPVIGFISHFDTSPDFTGTNVNPQIIEAYDGKDIVLNAEQDIILSPDYFEDLLQYKGQTIITTDGTTLLGADDKAGIAEIVSAMEYLVNNPHIPHGKIRVGFTPDEEIGRGAHKFDVEKFGADWAYTMDGSQVGELEFENFNAAGAVVTVKGKIVHPGYAKDKMVNSMYIAQDFINSLPRLETPEHTEDRQGFFHLTDINGDVEETVLKYIIRDHDKDHFEARKEVMKNMAVDINTQFGREVIKVEIKDQYFNMAEKIEPVMHIIDIAEEAMKAVNVTPIIKPIRGGTDGAQLSYKGLPCPNIFAGGHNFHGRYEYVPVESMQKAIAVIVKIAELTAEKYSAGYEKN; from the coding sequence ATGATCTCTAAAAAAAACCTGATTGACAGATTTACCGGTTATGTAAGAATTGATACCCAAAGCGATTCCGGCAGTAATGAAACTCCCAGCACAAAAAAACAATGGGATCTCGCAAGGAAACTGGCAACAGAATTGAAGGAAATAGGGCTTGAAGATGTTGAGATTGATGATAACGCATATATTATGGCAAGCCTGCCCTCGAATATTGCCCATGAAGTCCCCGTAATTGGCTTCATTTCCCATTTTGACACCTCTCCAGATTTTACAGGCACAAATGTCAATCCGCAAATCATTGAAGCATATGATGGCAAGGACATCGTGCTTAATGCCGAACAGGACATAATACTCTCTCCAGATTATTTTGAGGATCTGTTACAATATAAAGGGCAAACCATTATTACAACAGATGGAACTACCCTGCTGGGGGCAGATGATAAGGCGGGTATTGCTGAAATAGTTTCGGCAATGGAATACTTGGTCAACAACCCACATATTCCCCACGGAAAAATAAGGGTGGGATTTACGCCAGATGAGGAAATTGGGAGAGGAGCCCATAAATTTGATGTGGAAAAGTTTGGAGCAGATTGGGCTTATACAATGGATGGCAGCCAGGTTGGCGAGTTAGAATTTGAGAATTTTAATGCGGCCGGTGCAGTTGTAACCGTTAAAGGAAAGATAGTCCACCCGGGTTATGCTAAAGATAAGATGGTGAATAGCATGTACATTGCACAGGATTTCATCAATTCCTTACCACGCCTTGAAACTCCGGAACATACAGAAGACCGGCAGGGATTCTTTCATCTTACAGATATTAACGGGGATGTAGAGGAAACCGTTTTAAAATATATTATAAGGGATCACGATAAAGATCATTTTGAGGCCAGAAAAGAAGTTATGAAGAATATGGCTGTAGATATTAACACGCAGTTTGGCAGAGAGGTTATTAAAGTTGAGATCAAAGACCAATATTTCAATATGGCTGAAAAAATCGAACCTGTAATGCACATAATAGATATTGCTGAGGAGGCCATGAAAGCCGTCAATGTTACACCAATCATTAAACCAATAAGGGGTGGAACTGATGGTGCACAATTAAGTTATAAAGGACTGCCCTGTCCTAATATCTTTGCAGGGGGGCATAATTTTCACGGACGCTATGAATATGTTCCGGTGGAAAGCATGCAAAAGGCCATAGCAGTGATTGTGAAGATCGCGGAGTTAACTGCGGAAAAATATAGTGCGGGATATGAAAAAAATTAA
- a CDS encoding quinone-dependent dihydroorotate dehydrogenase yields MYKSFLRPLLFKFDPENVHHFTFKTLRFLFKIPGIPAILKTSFQISDPRLERVVFGIKFKNPVGLAAGFDKNAQLYEELDALGFGFIEIGTVTPKPQAGNEKKRLFRLKEDKAIINRMGFNNEGVLAAVKRLRKNKNVLIGGNIGKNKITPNENAVDDYLICFNALFDYVDYFVINVSSPNTPNLRELQDKEPLTKLLTTLQKQNDTKEKQKPILLKIAPDLTDSQLLEIIDIVIDTKIAGVIATNTTISREGLISSNKEEMGGMSGHPLKDRSTEVIRFLSEKSNKAFPVIGVGGIHSPEDAIEKLKAGASLVQLYTGFIYEGPGLIKAINKKILEQNL; encoded by the coding sequence ATGTATAAATCGTTCCTTAGACCTTTACTCTTTAAGTTTGATCCCGAAAATGTTCACCATTTTACTTTTAAAACCCTAAGGTTCCTATTTAAAATTCCTGGAATACCTGCTATATTAAAAACTTCTTTTCAAATTTCTGATCCCCGACTGGAACGGGTTGTTTTCGGAATTAAATTTAAAAACCCGGTGGGCCTTGCAGCAGGTTTTGATAAGAACGCACAGCTATATGAGGAATTGGATGCCCTGGGATTTGGATTTATTGAAATTGGAACGGTTACCCCAAAACCGCAGGCCGGCAATGAAAAGAAAAGATTGTTCCGGCTTAAAGAGGATAAGGCTATTATAAACCGGATGGGCTTTAATAATGAAGGGGTGCTGGCTGCTGTTAAAAGACTCCGGAAAAATAAAAATGTACTTATTGGGGGCAATATTGGAAAAAATAAAATTACCCCCAATGAAAATGCTGTAGACGATTATTTGATCTGTTTCAATGCCTTGTTTGATTATGTAGATTATTTTGTGATAAACGTGAGCTCGCCCAATACTCCTAACCTCCGCGAGCTGCAGGACAAGGAACCCTTAACGAAATTACTTACTACGCTGCAAAAACAAAATGATACCAAAGAAAAACAAAAACCTATCTTATTAAAAATTGCGCCGGACCTTACTGATAGCCAATTGCTTGAAATTATTGATATTGTAATAGACACCAAAATAGCTGGCGTAATTGCAACTAATACCACAATTTCAAGAGAAGGCCTGATTTCTTCCAATAAGGAGGAAATGGGCGGAATGAGCGGTCACCCGTTGAAGGACCGCTCCACAGAGGTTATTCGATTTCTTTCAGAAAAAAGTAACAAAGCATTTCCTGTAATTGGAGTAGGAGGGATTCATAGTCCGGAGGATGCTATTGAAAAATTAAAAGCGGGCGCAAGCCTTGTACAGTTATATACCGGCTTTATTTATGAAGGCCCGGGATTGATCAAAGCAATAAATAAAAAGATTCTGGAACAAAATCTATAA
- a CDS encoding LysE family translocator, with protein MTELLITFLTASVLLTISPGPDIIYVLVQSMANGKKAGIITTLGLVSGILIHTSLVAFGVSAIIKRSEDVFLAIKVFGAFYLFFLAYKVWKSGGEISVETGKTLRRANWALFRQGFIMNVLNPKVTIFFLAFFPGFLWDPNADTVYQFYFLGFLFMLQAFLIFGTVALLAGKISSWLKYHPGFGVILKWTQIIVFIGIGIFILI; from the coding sequence TTGACGGAACTTCTTATCACCTTTTTAACCGCTTCAGTTTTACTTACTATTTCCCCCGGGCCCGACATTATTTATGTGCTTGTTCAAAGCATGGCCAATGGGAAAAAGGCGGGAATTATAACCACACTTGGATTAGTTTCAGGAATTTTGATCCATACCAGTCTCGTGGCATTTGGAGTTTCAGCAATTATAAAAAGATCTGAAGATGTTTTTCTGGCAATAAAGGTCTTCGGAGCTTTTTATTTATTCTTTCTGGCCTACAAAGTTTGGAAAAGCGGTGGCGAGATTTCTGTGGAAACCGGAAAAACTCTCAGGCGAGCAAATTGGGCCCTCTTTCGCCAGGGGTTCATAATGAATGTACTAAACCCAAAGGTAACTATCTTTTTCCTCGCTTTTTTTCCGGGGTTTTTATGGGATCCTAATGCAGATACCGTATACCAGTTTTATTTTCTTGGATTCCTGTTCATGTTACAAGCGTTCCTGATATTTGGGACGGTAGCTTTATTGGCAGGGAAAATTTCCTCCTGGTTAAAATATCACCCAGGTTTTGGAGTGATTTTGAAATGGACCCAGATTATAGTATTTATTGGAATAGGGATTTTTATACTTATTTAA
- a CDS encoding hydroxymethylglutaryl-CoA lyase yields the protein MDEIKLIECPRDAMQGIKAFIPTEKKIQYIQSLLRCGFDTIDFGSFVSPKAIPQMADTPQVLAGLDLSTTKSKLLAIIANTRGALDAAQYSQIQYLGYPFSISENFQMRNTHKTIAESVETLKEILDIANTSDKEVVAYLSMGFGNPYGDPWNVEIVGEWTEKLSGMGVKILSLSDTIGSSTPQVIEYLFSNLIPQYPSIEFGAHLHTTPTSWHEKIDAAYRSGCKRFDGAIQGFGGCPMAKDELTGNMPTERMVSYFTSKKCETHIKMTSFESSYNEATKIFTEYH from the coding sequence ATGGATGAAATCAAATTAATTGAATGTCCCAGGGATGCCATGCAGGGCATTAAAGCTTTTATTCCTACAGAAAAGAAAATTCAATACATCCAGTCCTTATTGCGCTGCGGGTTTGACACAATAGATTTTGGAAGTTTTGTTTCTCCAAAGGCAATCCCTCAAATGGCCGATACACCACAGGTTTTAGCGGGACTTGATCTTTCAACTACCAAAAGTAAGTTGCTGGCTATCATTGCGAACACCCGGGGAGCGCTGGATGCTGCTCAATACTCCCAGATACAATATTTAGGGTATCCGTTTTCCATTTCTGAAAACTTTCAGATGAGGAATACCCATAAAACCATTGCAGAATCTGTTGAAACCCTGAAGGAAATTCTTGACATTGCCAATACAAGTGATAAGGAGGTAGTTGCCTATTTGAGCATGGGCTTTGGAAATCCTTACGGAGATCCCTGGAATGTGGAAATAGTTGGGGAATGGACAGAGAAATTATCGGGAATGGGAGTAAAGATCCTCTCACTGTCAGATACCATTGGTAGCTCGACCCCCCAGGTTATTGAATATTTGTTTTCCAATCTTATTCCTCAATATCCTTCTATAGAATTTGGAGCCCATTTACATACAACACCCACCTCGTGGCATGAAAAAATAGATGCCGCATATAGATCAGGGTGTAAACGTTTTGATGGGGCAATACAGGGATTTGGTGGCTGCCCTATGGCTAAAGATGAACTTACAGGAAATATGCCTACAGAAAGAATGGTTTCATATTTTACATCCAAAAAGTGTGAGACCCATATTAAAATGACCAGTTTTGAATCCTCCTACAACGAGGCGACTAAAATTTTTACTGAATATCATTAG
- a CDS encoding TonB-dependent receptor family protein — MKLRLFGALAVCTSCGLFAQQTPTQTKQDSIESLNEVVISAKVLLGSKFEAQNRTGSAYYISPAELKQHNYTDINRVFNSVPGVNVYEEDGFGLRPNISLRGTSPERSSKITIMEDGVLIAPAPYSAPAAYYFPNVARMEAVEILKGSSQVQYGPFTSGGAINFVSTPIPTAFSGSVLATYGSFNTSNLHVKAGNSHKNFGYMLEYQNYRSNGFKDLDNGGDTGFDKDDLVAKFKVNTNPEAKIGQELEFKFQYSDETSDETYLGLTEADFSQNPFRRYAASQKDQMNAEHLQFMATHILAFSDYFKITTTGYYNEFSRNWFKLNDLNANGARVNLTNLLEDPASFPEAYSIITGVSNSDANALRMKNNNREYTSKGVQTKFDYHWYTGTVFHDLEVGMRYHYDEEDRFQWVDTYDITNGIMTLNTAGTPGTDANRISDANAFASYVLYKIKFNNWTFTPGLRYENITLGQQNYGTSDLNRTGSNLTEKENKVDVFIPGIGFNYRFDNNFNVFGGVHKGFSPPGNSAGEKPEESINYELGSRFNFLGFAGEVVGFYNDYSNLLGSDLAATGGTGSLDQFNAGEVEVKGLELLLNYDILSGRSTNFRIPVNFSYTYTHTEFKNSFESGSEIWGVVEEGDEMPYIPNHQFFAGIGLEHAKFAVNLNGRYRGEFRTIAGTGEIPANYKVDSNFIVDLSAKYHLNSNFSFTGNIINALNNEYAASRVPSGLRPGHPFGAYIGINARF; from the coding sequence ATGAAATTACGATTATTTGGTGCGCTTGCCGTTTGTACTTCCTGTGGCTTATTTGCGCAACAAACCCCCACACAAACCAAACAGGATTCTATTGAATCTTTAAACGAGGTAGTAATATCTGCCAAGGTTTTATTAGGTAGTAAATTTGAAGCCCAGAACAGGACCGGGTCCGCTTACTACATTTCCCCCGCCGAATTAAAACAGCATAATTACACTGATATAAACAGGGTATTTAATTCTGTACCCGGTGTGAACGTATACGAAGAGGATGGGTTTGGCCTTCGACCCAATATTAGTTTGAGGGGAACCTCTCCTGAAAGAAGCTCCAAGATCACAATAATGGAAGATGGAGTTCTTATAGCTCCTGCCCCATATAGTGCACCCGCAGCTTATTATTTCCCCAATGTGGCCAGAATGGAAGCGGTGGAGATCTTAAAAGGAAGCAGCCAGGTACAATACGGCCCATTTACATCTGGGGGAGCCATTAATTTTGTGTCAACTCCAATACCTACTGCTTTTTCCGGGTCTGTGCTGGCAACTTACGGCAGTTTTAATACTTCCAACCTCCACGTGAAGGCCGGGAATTCCCATAAGAATTTTGGATATATGTTAGAATATCAAAATTACAGGTCAAATGGATTTAAAGACCTGGACAATGGTGGAGATACAGGATTTGATAAGGATGATCTGGTAGCCAAGTTTAAAGTAAACACTAACCCAGAAGCAAAAATTGGGCAGGAACTGGAATTTAAATTTCAGTATTCAGATGAAACATCAGATGAAACATATCTTGGATTGACGGAAGCAGATTTTTCACAAAATCCCTTCCGAAGATATGCAGCCTCCCAAAAAGACCAGATGAATGCTGAACACCTTCAATTTATGGCCACCCATATTCTTGCCTTCAGCGATTATTTTAAAATTACCACCACCGGTTATTACAATGAATTTAGCCGAAATTGGTTTAAATTAAATGACCTTAACGCCAACGGAGCAAGGGTTAATTTAACCAATCTTTTAGAGGATCCTGCTTCTTTTCCTGAGGCTTATAGTATTATAACAGGGGTTTCAAATTCTGATGCCAATGCGTTAAGGATGAAAAACAACAACAGGGAATATACTTCGAAAGGGGTACAAACCAAATTTGATTATCACTGGTATACTGGCACGGTTTTTCACGATTTAGAAGTAGGAATGCGCTATCATTACGATGAGGAAGACCGGTTTCAATGGGTTGACACCTATGATATTACCAACGGGATTATGACTTTAAATACTGCAGGGACTCCGGGAACAGATGCTAACAGGATAAGTGATGCCAACGCATTTGCTTCTTACGTTCTCTATAAGATCAAATTCAATAACTGGACTTTTACTCCGGGGCTTCGATACGAAAATATCACCCTGGGACAACAGAACTATGGAACATCGGACCTAAACAGAACCGGTTCTAATTTAACCGAAAAAGAGAATAAGGTGGATGTTTTTATCCCCGGAATTGGATTTAACTACAGGTTTGACAACAATTTTAATGTTTTTGGAGGGGTTCATAAAGGCTTCTCACCTCCCGGCAACAGTGCAGGAGAAAAGCCTGAGGAAAGCATCAACTATGAACTAGGTTCCCGCTTTAATTTCCTTGGATTTGCCGGAGAGGTAGTAGGTTTTTATAACGATTACAGCAACCTGCTTGGAAGTGATCTTGCCGCTACAGGAGGAACCGGATCCCTGGATCAATTCAATGCTGGCGAAGTGGAAGTTAAAGGACTTGAATTATTGCTTAATTATGATATCCTTTCTGGCCGAAGCACCAATTTTAGAATTCCGGTGAATTTTTCCTATACCTATACTCATACGGAATTTAAAAATAGTTTCGAAAGCGGATCTGAAATTTGGGGTGTGGTTGAAGAAGGCGATGAAATGCCATACATTCCAAATCATCAATTCTTTGCCGGGATTGGATTGGAACACGCAAAATTTGCTGTTAACTTAAACGGGCGTTACCGTGGGGAATTCAGGACCATTGCCGGAACTGGTGAAATCCCGGCAAACTATAAGGTAGATTCCAATTTTATAGTAGACCTTTCAGCTAAATATCATTTAAATTCCAATTTCAGTTTTACAGGAAATATCATTAATGCCCTAAATAACGAATACGCCGCTTCACGCGTTCCATCGGGATTAAGGCCCGGGCATCCTTTTGGTGCCTATATTGGAATAAATGCGCGATTCTAG
- a CDS encoding Fe(3+) ABC transporter substrate-binding protein, which produces MKKFLVTITLLTALVSCKESAKNENPQESEESKVVNVYTHRHYEADQQLFKMFEDQTGIKVNVINSNADELIQKMSMEGKQSPADVLITVDAGRLTRAKDQGLLQPIESKILNDLVPSNLRDPENQWFGLTKRARIIAYAKDRVKPGQLSTYEDLATDKWKNKLLIRSSSNIYNQSLLASIIVNNGEAEAKKWAEGMVRNMARAPKGSDRDQVKAVVAGEGDLAIVNSYYIGQMLNSSDPEEVETAGKIGLFFPNQNDRGTHMNVSGAGVAKYAPNKDNAIKFIEFLVSEEAQEIFANSNYEYPVISTIEPAGLLLDWGNFKEDPLLLSKLGENNKKAVLIFDEAGWK; this is translated from the coding sequence ATGAAAAAATTTCTGGTTACCATAACTCTGCTTACAGCTTTAGTTTCCTGCAAGGAATCTGCTAAAAACGAAAACCCCCAGGAGAGTGAAGAAAGTAAGGTGGTAAATGTATATACCCATCGTCATTATGAAGCAGATCAGCAATTATTCAAAATGTTTGAAGATCAAACAGGAATTAAGGTAAATGTGATCAATTCCAATGCAGATGAGCTCATTCAAAAAATGAGCATGGAAGGTAAGCAATCTCCCGCCGATGTTCTTATTACCGTAGATGCTGGAAGATTGACCAGAGCTAAGGACCAGGGGCTTTTACAACCAATTGAGTCCAAAATTTTAAATGATTTGGTTCCTTCTAATTTAAGGGATCCCGAAAATCAATGGTTTGGTTTAACCAAAAGAGCCAGGATCATTGCATATGCAAAAGACAGGGTAAAACCCGGGCAACTTTCTACCTATGAAGACCTTGCTACAGATAAATGGAAGAATAAATTACTTATTCGCTCCTCTAGTAATATTTATAATCAATCGCTTCTTGCATCTATTATTGTAAACAATGGCGAAGCAGAGGCAAAGAAGTGGGCGGAAGGAATGGTGAGAAATATGGCGCGTGCCCCAAAAGGAAGCGATAGGGATCAGGTAAAAGCGGTTGTTGCAGGCGAAGGAGATCTTGCAATTGTAAATTCCTATTATATAGGTCAAATGTTGAACTCTTCAGATCCTGAAGAGGTTGAAACCGCCGGGAAAATTGGCCTTTTCTTTCCAAATCAAAATGATCGTGGCACTCATATGAATGTGAGTGGTGCAGGGGTTGCCAAATATGCTCCCAATAAAGATAATGCCATAAAATTTATTGAATTCCTTGTTTCAGAAGAAGCCCAGGAAATTTTCGCCAATTCAAATTATGAGTATCCTGTGATCTCTACTATAGAGCCTGCAGGTTTACTGTTGGATTGGGGGAATTTTAAAGAAGATCCACTATTGTTGTCGAAATTGGGTGAAAATAACAAAAAAGCAGTTTTAATATTTGATGAAGCAGGCTGGAAGTAA
- a CDS encoding ABC transporter permease: MKQAGSNNFFSIRYRLERLKRDSNRWSIFTLAIILFIALPVISIGVKLFAGPGETWRHIVDHLLVDYIGNSLFLVAVCSILVLIMGVSTAWLVARFEFPLRKQMEWLLILPLAIPSYIVAYAYAGVFDYGGSMDLVFRGLGWDFIRIDIMNKTGLAFVLSVSLFPYVYVSSRAFFLNQANNLLEASKMLGVGEMRSFFKLMLPLARPAIVAGLILVLMEVLNDYGAAQYYGVSTFTTGIFRAWFSLEEPETAVYLSALLIVIVFALILFEKWQRQNIKVSSSKSNNTYIHRKESSGWMQFFILLAVLIPVVLGFFIPLAQLVYWAFLTAHKVFNLDFLLLSVQSFGIAFLTAVVTVIVATLLIYFSKWSFLGFIKNIARIGILGYAIPGAVIAIGIMIPTLAFDKWLINTLDQLFSIKIGLLINGTLVALVYAYCVRFLAVAFNPIESTSLKVSKTIPDSSKMLGVGNLRTFLKIEFPLIKTGIFSALILVFIDILKELPLTLILKPFHINTLAVKAYEYASDEMVMEAAIPSLFIIFTAALPVIFLNRLLIKK, from the coding sequence ATGAAGCAGGCTGGAAGTAATAATTTTTTTTCAATAAGATACCGGTTAGAGCGGTTAAAAAGGGATAGTAACAGATGGTCAATTTTCACATTGGCCATTATTCTTTTTATTGCCTTGCCGGTTATTTCTATTGGGGTTAAGCTTTTTGCCGGGCCGGGCGAGACCTGGCGCCACATTGTAGATCATCTGCTGGTAGATTATATAGGAAATTCTCTTTTTCTGGTTGCGGTTTGCAGTATTCTGGTTTTGATAATGGGTGTTTCTACCGCCTGGCTGGTAGCAAGGTTTGAGTTTCCATTGAGAAAACAAATGGAATGGCTCTTAATTCTTCCGCTGGCAATTCCCTCGTATATTGTTGCGTATGCCTACGCCGGAGTTTTTGATTATGGCGGGAGCATGGATCTTGTTTTTAGAGGGCTTGGCTGGGATTTTATTCGAATAGATATTATGAATAAAACTGGGTTAGCCTTTGTGTTAAGTGTTTCCCTTTTTCCTTATGTATATGTGAGTTCGCGGGCTTTTTTTTTAAATCAGGCTAATAATCTCCTGGAAGCCTCCAAGATGCTGGGGGTAGGAGAGATGAGATCATTTTTTAAATTAATGCTTCCCCTTGCCAGGCCGGCAATTGTTGCAGGGCTTATTCTGGTACTTATGGAAGTGCTTAATGATTACGGCGCGGCCCAATATTACGGGGTGAGTACTTTTACTACCGGGATCTTTCGGGCATGGTTTTCCCTTGAAGAACCTGAGACGGCTGTATATCTATCGGCTTTATTGATAGTAATAGTTTTTGCGCTGATCCTTTTTGAAAAATGGCAACGACAAAATATTAAGGTTTCCTCTTCTAAATCCAACAACACCTATATTCACCGGAAGGAGAGCAGTGGTTGGATGCAATTTTTTATCCTTTTGGCAGTATTGATCCCGGTCGTATTAGGATTTTTTATACCCCTTGCTCAACTGGTTTATTGGGCATTTTTAACTGCACATAAAGTTTTCAATTTAGATTTTTTACTGCTTTCTGTGCAAAGTTTCGGGATAGCCTTTTTAACCGCGGTTGTTACAGTAATAGTTGCAACCCTGCTTATTTATTTTTCTAAATGGAGTTTTCTTGGTTTTATAAAGAATATTGCGCGAATAGGAATATTAGGTTATGCTATTCCCGGGGCCGTAATTGCTATTGGGATCATGATCCCCACGCTGGCATTTGATAAATGGCTTATCAATACCCTGGACCAACTTTTTTCTATTAAGATCGGACTTCTTATAAACGGAACCCTTGTTGCGCTGGTTTATGCCTATTGTGTAAGATTTCTTGCCGTTGCATTTAACCCGATAGAATCAACATCCCTCAAGGTAAGTAAGACAATTCCAGATTCTTCCAAAATGCTGGGAGTTGGGAATCTAAGGACCTTTTTAAAAATTGAATTTCCCCTTATTAAAACCGGAATATTTAGCGCCTTGATCCTGGTTTTTATAGATATTTTAAAAGAATTACCCCTTACGCTCATTTTAAAACCCTTTCATATAAACACACTTGCGGTGAAAGCTTACGAATATGCCAGCGACGAAATGGTGATGGAAGCAGCAATTCCTTCATTATTTATTATCTTCACAGCAGCTTTGCCCGTGATATTTTTGAACAGATTGCTTATAAAGAAATAA